The following are encoded together in the Pseudobacteroides sp. genome:
- a CDS encoding SPL family radical SAM protein has protein sequence MKSFIPLRVYYEEVVEEYEQGKELLERYKKMDIPLIPINAHHKIEELRCRPNKEFTKMKKYLILGTRKTVNLTPNDKSADFIVPFTSSGCTASCLYCYLVCNFNTNSYLRIFMNRDEMLGKVKKMIKKSGEHKVYELGCNSDMVLENTITGNLKWAIEQFGKLENATVTFATKFDAVDDLLTADHNGHTQMRISVNPQEIIRKVEFGTSRLKDRIAAANKMFEAGYRIGLNIAPIILEEGWEEMYENMFREVKELLLPELKEQLFVEVIFMTYGLPNFYINTECMPNAVNLLDKEKMKPKGPGKYTYRNEIRNPAEDVIRGFIGKYLPEASISYIV, from the coding sequence ATGAAGTCTTTTATACCATTAAGAGTGTATTATGAAGAAGTGGTAGAGGAATATGAACAGGGAAAAGAGTTGTTGGAAAGATATAAAAAAATGGATATTCCGCTTATCCCAATTAATGCTCATCATAAAATTGAGGAACTGAGATGTCGACCTAATAAGGAATTTACTAAAATGAAAAAATACCTGATATTAGGGACAAGAAAAACCGTTAATTTGACCCCAAACGATAAGAGTGCGGATTTTATTGTGCCCTTCACCTCCAGTGGTTGCACTGCTTCGTGTCTTTACTGCTATTTGGTTTGCAATTTCAACACAAACTCTTACCTGCGGATATTTATGAATAGAGATGAAATGCTGGGTAAAGTGAAAAAAATGATTAAGAAGTCAGGGGAACATAAAGTCTATGAGCTAGGATGCAATTCTGACATGGTACTGGAAAATACCATTACAGGAAACTTGAAATGGGCAATTGAGCAGTTTGGGAAACTGGAAAATGCAACTGTTACTTTTGCTACAAAGTTTGATGCTGTGGATGATCTTCTGACAGCTGATCATAATGGACACACGCAGATGCGGATTTCAGTAAACCCTCAAGAGATTATTAGAAAGGTTGAATTCGGCACCAGCAGACTTAAGGATAGAATTGCTGCTGCCAACAAAATGTTTGAAGCTGGATATAGGATAGGATTGAATATTGCTCCCATAATTCTGGAGGAAGGTTGGGAAGAGATGTATGAAAATATGTTCAGGGAAGTTAAAGAGCTTTTATTGCCGGAACTTAAAGAGCAATTGTTTGTAGAAGTTATATTTATGACCTATGGATTGCCTAATTTCTATATTAATACGGAATGTATGCCCAATGCGGTAAATTTATTGGATAAAGAAAAGATGAAACCTAAGGGGCCAGGAAAGTACACCTATCGCAATGAAATTAGAAACCCTGCGGAGGATGTTATAAGAGGGTTTATTGGGAAGTATTTGCCAGAGGCCTCAATAAGCTACATTGTATGA
- a CDS encoding L,D-transpeptidase family protein — MRSIIKRLTFIIPVSLLVVILLGFSPYYVTTGSTGEVARDRGYSSIFIGNNPKYSDSKNGTQINIKPDEYLIKKDDSLLSISKNYKITPSELKWINKPNLKVEKGNIIKIPVIEKKSLRDIINAKGIDINVAPLEIRVNKTDHVLGVFSNGILLKSYHMEIGDNGLNDKEVVGDHKTPEGTFYITEKSVLSPEDYYLGSRWMRLSYPNVEDAERGLQNGIINNGTYNKIKNAINNLETPPQETDLGGSVGIHGGSKETFGSNWTWGCVGLKNSDIEDFFDFINIGAKVMIER, encoded by the coding sequence ATGAGGTCAATAATAAAAAGGTTAACTTTTATAATCCCCGTATCCCTTTTAGTAGTTATTTTACTTGGATTTTCGCCATATTATGTAACAACAGGAAGTACTGGGGAGGTAGCAAGGGATAGGGGGTATTCATCAATATTTATAGGCAATAATCCTAAGTATTCAGATAGTAAGAATGGGACTCAAATTAATATAAAACCTGATGAGTATTTGATTAAAAAAGATGATTCTTTATTATCAATATCAAAGAATTATAAAATTACACCAAGTGAGTTAAAGTGGATTAATAAACCAAATCTAAAAGTTGAAAAAGGAAATATTATTAAAATCCCTGTAATAGAGAAAAAATCCCTTAGAGATATAATAAATGCCAAGGGAATAGATATTAACGTTGCACCTTTGGAGATCCGGGTTAATAAGACTGATCATGTACTGGGTGTTTTTTCTAATGGAATTTTACTAAAATCATACCATATGGAAATTGGTGATAACGGATTAAATGATAAAGAGGTTGTAGGTGATCATAAAACTCCTGAGGGAACATTTTATATAACTGAGAAATCAGTTTTAAGTCCTGAGGATTATTACCTTGGATCAAGATGGATGAGGCTTAGTTATCCAAACGTAGAAGATGCAGAACGTGGATTGCAAAATGGTATAATTAACAATGGAACCTATAATAAGATAAAAAATGCGATTAATAACTTGGAAACTCCTCCCCAGGAAACAGATTTGGGAGGAAGTGTGGGTATTCATGGAGGAAGTAAAGAAACCTTTGGCAGTAACTGGACTTGGGGATGTGTTGGTTTAAAAAATAGTGATATAGAAGACTTCTTTGATTTTATAAATATTGGTGCTAAAGTAATGATTGAAAGATAG
- a CDS encoding DUF169 domain-containing protein, whose translation MKGICSLPALKESLTGKAVCLSSESKGCPGMKAGLGFTDSPSIPGGIECFLSCGRGEGFPHGERLKKNPEIAKAYYEGLPKNVHNAKYIVFKPVEILNNEEPKLVVFLGNPDQISALISLFSYESSFVDNVITPMTSGCSSLVKIPLNELRRDKPRAVVGLVNIWARPVFEADAFAITVPYEDYLRMEENSRDCFFQAKTWEGVKNRLE comes from the coding sequence ATGAAAGGTATATGTTCATTGCCTGCTCTTAAAGAATCACTTACCGGAAAAGCAGTATGCCTAAGCAGTGAGTCCAAGGGGTGTCCAGGCATGAAAGCAGGATTGGGATTTACAGATTCTCCATCTATACCTGGTGGAATTGAGTGTTTCTTGTCCTGCGGAAGAGGGGAAGGCTTTCCCCATGGTGAAAGGTTGAAAAAGAATCCTGAAATTGCAAAAGCTTATTATGAGGGGCTTCCTAAAAATGTACACAATGCAAAATATATTGTGTTTAAGCCTGTGGAGATATTAAACAATGAAGAGCCGAAACTAGTCGTTTTCTTAGGGAATCCTGATCAAATCTCCGCCTTGATTTCTCTTTTCTCTTATGAATCAAGTTTTGTTGATAATGTTATTACACCTATGACTTCAGGATGCAGTTCGTTGGTAAAAATACCGTTAAACGAATTAAGAAGAGACAAACCAAGGGCAGTGGTGGGTCTGGTGAACATTTGGGCCAGACCGGTGTTTGAGGCTGATGCTTTCGCCATTACAGTACCATATGAGGATTATCTCAGAATGGAGGAAAACTCAAGAGATTGCTTTTTTCAGGCAAAAACCTGGGAAGGCGTTAAGAATAGGCTTGAGTAG
- a CDS encoding VanW family protein: MIKERLKLISLLIISFLLLLLVSCSAHTPSDKGKLKSAEPQNKMESQKRMSAEGNPGILKETEKNLTSGVATQVPWENDEGFKSAQQKKGTSEMLAAYRTVLKDPLSGEEENVHLAARYLAGNMVEPGQVFSQNRQIGPYTEERGFKTGPTYSGANLVNTVGGGVCKIASTLYNVVVLSNLQVVERHNHSMPVPYVPYGQDATVFYGQSDFKFKNDTGSPILIWAQGIDNILYIGFYSKEKAPRVEWHHEITNKQAAPTIYRNNTLLPANSEKKVAEGMDGATVKSWVTIEKQDGTKTDKQLGKSYYKPFPNIVEKGIVVK; the protein is encoded by the coding sequence TTGATTAAAGAAAGATTAAAATTAATATCCCTGCTAATAATTTCATTCTTGCTTCTATTGCTTGTATCATGCTCTGCACATACCCCGTCTGATAAAGGTAAACTAAAAAGTGCGGAGCCGCAGAACAAGATGGAATCACAAAAACGTATGTCAGCTGAAGGTAATCCGGGTATATTGAAGGAAACAGAAAAAAATTTAACATCAGGAGTTGCAACGCAAGTACCATGGGAAAATGACGAAGGTTTCAAATCTGCACAGCAGAAAAAAGGTACATCTGAAATGCTGGCTGCTTACCGTACCGTACTGAAAGACCCTCTTTCCGGTGAAGAAGAGAATGTACACCTGGCTGCCCGCTATCTTGCAGGTAATATGGTAGAACCGGGACAGGTTTTTTCACAAAACCGGCAAATCGGCCCATATACGGAAGAGAGAGGGTTCAAAACCGGACCGACTTATAGCGGGGCAAATCTTGTAAATACTGTCGGTGGAGGGGTGTGCAAGATAGCATCTACCCTGTATAACGTAGTCGTTTTAAGCAATCTCCAGGTTGTTGAGAGGCATAACCACAGCATGCCGGTTCCTTATGTCCCTTATGGCCAGGATGCTACTGTATTCTATGGGCAAAGTGATTTTAAATTTAAAAATGATACCGGTTCTCCTATATTAATTTGGGCACAAGGCATAGACAATATACTTTATATAGGATTTTACAGTAAAGAAAAGGCTCCAAGGGTAGAATGGCATCATGAGATAACAAATAAGCAAGCGGCACCGACTATCTACCGTAATAATACATTATTACCTGCGAACAGTGAAAAGAAGGTGGCAGAGGGAATGGACGGTGCAACAGTAAAATCATGGGTTACAATAGAAAAACAGGACGGAACAAAAACGGATAAGCAACTAGGAAAAAGCTATTACAAGCCTTTCCCCAATATTGTTGAAAAAGGCATTGTGGTAAAGTAG
- a CDS encoding VanW family protein, which translates to MSKFKYILIAILLILNAITQISCRAQNPIAEQEKFNPGNASSTGNVQSPKPSPTENRNLSTGERVPIAGFETTLLDKDPDRVNNISIAASKISGFKVESGEVFSFNMVVGKRSLEDGYEKAKIIMNGKRKEAIGGGVCQLSSTLYNAAIKSGLEIVERHPHSKDVHYVSRGNDAAVSYGTMDFKFRNSKDYPVIIEAGITGGKVFVTIFKA; encoded by the coding sequence TTGAGTAAATTCAAATACATTTTAATTGCCATATTACTTATTCTTAATGCTATAACTCAAATTTCATGCAGAGCCCAAAACCCAATAGCAGAGCAGGAAAAGTTCAACCCTGGAAATGCCTCATCCACCGGTAATGTTCAGTCACCTAAACCCAGTCCCACGGAGAACAGGAATTTGTCCACCGGCGAAAGAGTGCCTATTGCCGGTTTTGAAACAACTTTGCTTGATAAAGACCCTGACAGGGTTAATAATATATCAATCGCTGCCAGTAAAATAAGCGGCTTCAAAGTTGAATCGGGAGAAGTTTTTTCCTTTAACATGGTTGTTGGAAAAAGGTCCTTAGAGGATGGGTATGAAAAGGCAAAAATTATCATGAATGGAAAGAGGAAAGAAGCTATAGGCGGAGGTGTTTGCCAGTTAAGCAGCACCCTTTACAATGCTGCTATAAAATCCGGTTTGGAAATCGTGGAAAGGCATCCACACAGTAAAGATGTCCATTATGTTTCCCGAGGGAATGATGCTGCTGTCAGCTATGGAACCATGGATTTCAAATTCCGTAACTCGAAGGATTACCCTGTTATAATTGAAGCAGGCATAACAGGTGGCAAAGTATTTGTAACAATTTTCAAAGCCTAA